A single window of Thermoanaerobaculia bacterium DNA harbors:
- a CDS encoding BON domain-containing protein: MRRRGPGVLLLAGLALVFAAKAGAATVDDAVTNLKVRTALLEKFGTDALGIRIEANGTAVVLSGAVDKPETKAGAKPAAAAVKGVGTVEDRITLGHGPATRTREAAATAKRNLDNALLEARVKGRLFEQVGENALKIGVHASGGIVTLRGTVPTRPIHTTALETARATKGVARVVDELGGPR; the protein is encoded by the coding sequence ATGAGAAGAAGAGGCCCGGGGGTTCTGCTCCTGGCGGGGCTGGCGCTCGTGTTCGCGGCGAAGGCCGGGGCCGCGACGGTGGACGACGCGGTGACCAACCTGAAGGTGAGGACGGCGCTCCTCGAGAAGTTCGGCACCGATGCGCTCGGAATCAGGATCGAGGCGAACGGGACGGCCGTCGTCCTCTCCGGGGCAGTCGACAAGCCCGAGACGAAGGCGGGCGCGAAACCGGCCGCCGCCGCGGTGAAGGGCGTCGGAACCGTCGAAGATCGGATCACACTGGGGCACGGACCGGCGACCCGGACGCGCGAAGCGGCGGCGACGGCGAAGAGGAATCTCGACAACGCGCTCCTCGAGGCGCGGGTGAAGGGACGGCTCTTCGAGCAGGTCGGAGAAAACGCTCTGAAGATCGGCGTTCACGCGTCCGGGGGGATCGTCACGCTTCGCGGGACGGTTCCGACGAGACCGATCCACACGACCGCGTTGGAGACGGCGAGAGCCACGAAGGGAGTCGCCCGGGTCGTCGACGAGCTCGGCGGGCCCCGTTAG
- a CDS encoding CDGSH iron-sulfur domain-containing protein — protein MGETKIIIRRNGPIRVEGDDITIVDAEGNRFGLGGRTGVSLCRCGHSANKPFCDSTHAKVGFESECVARELPPPAPKG, from the coding sequence ATGGGTGAAACGAAGATCATCATTCGCCGCAACGGGCCCATCCGGGTGGAAGGAGACGACATCACGATCGTCGACGCGGAGGGCAATCGCTTCGGCCTCGGCGGCCGAACGGGCGTCTCTCTCTGCCGCTGCGGGCATTCGGCGAACAAGCCCTTCTGCGATTCCACGCACGCGAAGGTCGGATTCGAGTCGGAGTGCGTTGCCCGAGAACTGCCTCCTCCCGCGCCGAAGGGCTAG